The Engystomops pustulosus chromosome 4, aEngPut4.maternal, whole genome shotgun sequence genome contains a region encoding:
- the NEUROG1 gene encoding neurogenin-1: MDRTFSDYDTSSRMSYSPSEDEDYSSLQSPSAYSSGDLTSPAQTPEKSEEEKKKRRGRTRVKNEAVLHTIKKTRRVKANDRERNRMHNLNSALDELRSILPCFPDDTKLTKIETLRLAHNYIWALSETLRLADQTKDKVQVERVQPGYMSPAAPSSPGSDAGSWMSTASPSSSSSSSSFSACTSNPSSPAMSEDCYYGHRETLFSLHNLSQNFLQHSTCFVQYQ, from the coding sequence ATGGACAGAACCTTCTCTGACTATGACACCTCGAGCAGGATGTCCTACTCCCCCTCAGAAGATGAGGACTACAGCAGTCTGCAGTCTCCTTCAGCCTACTCCTCAGGAGACCTGACTTCTCCAGCTCAAACTCCAGAGAAGagcgaggaggagaagaagaagagaagaggcagAACCAGGGTGAAAAATGAAGCTGTTCTTCATACCATCAAGAAAACCAGGAGAGTTAAAGCAAATGACAGGGAGAGGAACAGAATGCACAATCTGAACTCTGCCTTAGATGAACTCAGAAGCATCTTACCCTGCTTCCCTGATGACACAAAGTTAACCAAAATTGAGACCTTGAGGCTGGCTCATAACTACATCTGGGCTCTGTCTGAAACCTTAAGGCTAGCTGACCAGACCAAAGACAAAGTTCAGGTAGAACGTGTCCAGCCAGGATACATGAGTCCTGCAGCACCTTCAAGCCCCGGCAGTGATGCTGGATCATGGATGTCCACGGCCTCTCCATCATCTTCGTCATCATCATCTTCCTTCTCTGCCTGCACCTCCAATCCAAGCAGCCCAGCTATGTCTGAAGACTGTTACTATGGACACAGAGAAACCCTCTTCTCACTCCACAACCTTTCCCAGAACTTTCTGCAGCATTCTACGTGTTTTGTTCAGTACCAGTAG